The Dendropsophus ebraccatus isolate aDenEbr1 chromosome 6, aDenEbr1.pat, whole genome shotgun sequence nucleotide sequence aattacaacattatgtgaacagatcttttctgtgttttcaatccactccttgttttggttgctatacagcctcaaatatacgtagtgtgaacatagccttaaagtgtacctgtcgttttaaaaaacttttaacatgtcaaaagttttgattggtctgggtctgagtgctcaAACCATACCGATTGTAAGatagagaggggagcacagctgcagcacgtcctctccATGCTCCGAGTTTAGAAAAAATGAGTCGGAGACTGCACCTCCATAGGAGTTCATTATAAgtttgactctttttttctaacctcGGAGCGGGGATAGGACGTGCTGCAGCTGTGGTCCTCCccccgctctatctcccgatcggtattTGTCTGAGCACTTAGACtcggacacgtcaaaagttttttttataacgaaagGTACACTTTACGGCTGTATACGGTATATGTTGTACTAAATAGGAAAACTAAACATAAagaaccctttaaagggggtactcccACCTCATCTAATATACTTGTAAGGTTCACCAAGTGAAATatgtttgcaaatacattcatttaccaaactttcctccttctgctgatatgctgctctttccctcccatggttgacagcttgttgtctagtttatcaaccaccgctctgctctaaaagcaacgGTCTGGCTATTATGTACGCAcctattttatacatattttatccagtatatatacactatgtatatcagccagaccactgcctttagggcagagctgtggtcagttacctagacaacaagctgtcaacaatgggagggaaatcTCAATAGATCAGTAGGAGGCGGCAAGTGCTAAATAAATGAGTGAACAGGAACATTTCTGTTTCCATCTAAATGCccttgcacactacagaaatcatgcggataacttgccgcggattccATCGCTTCCCCCTTGAGCTCGTGCTTAACGTTCCACCGGtcccgtagactccattctatggtctggcGGATTCCGCCGTGCGTCCAATGGCATGTAAGTTCtatgggcggatggcggaatctgcctgagcctaTGGGACGGCCGGATGTTCTAGCGGGAGCGTGCAGGGAATCCACTGGAGGTCATCCATCCGTTATTTCCGTGGTGTGCGAGGTTGAATATCCAGGACAGAGCTGATTGCCGCACAATACTCTCCTGTGTGAACAGCGTGCTGTAATGTTATCAGCCAGCACTGTGCTATCCTGACCACCACATAGACCCTGTTGTAGTCAGTGTGGCGATCAGGACACTGGTAGATGTGGCTCAGCCATTCTGCCATTGTTCTGCCCCTATGATGGACATGTCACACATTGTGCTGAGGCTGATCAGTGAGGGCGCCACCTCGTGGCCGCAGCCGGTAAGACATGATGGATGAGGATTACAGGTAAGAAGTCAGTCATTGTCTCTGGGTTTTCAGCATCTGACTGTAACAATACAATGTTACCAGTCACTGAGGGGAAGGAAACAGCATGCAGCCTCCATGAGGGAGCTGTGTCAGCTGGTATCACGTGACTGGCGCACACTACACGCCGGCTCCTCGGGCGCTATCCTCCCCTGCCCACCCCTCACCGGCAGCCGGAACTCGCAGTTCTCCTGGGCCAGGAGCAGCAGGTAGTTCTTCAGGGCAGCGCCGCTTCTACAGGACAGCGCCATCTTTCCAGGTGACGTCACGAGGGCGCAggaagtgcagggggaggggcggAGCCGCGGGAGGGCGTGGCTGCGGCTGTCAGTGCGGAGCGCGGAGATGTCTGCGGACGGTGAGCAGCAGCCCGGTGCCGGCACCTATGACAGCAAGTGCATCTTCTGCAGGATCTCCAACAACCACGAGGGCGAGGCCGAGCTGCTGCACTCTGACGTAAGTGAGCCGGGCGTGACGTCACGGGGAGAGGAGCTGGCATCTCACTGCGCCTTTTGGGAGTCCCATGAGCTGGTGTGGAGAGAGTGCTGTTAGCTGGGGCTGTCCAGTAATAACATAGTCCCCCAAATGTCGCACAGTGTCATGCAACACGTGACCCCAACTTTATAGATACTTAGAAATATGGGGTTTTATAAGAAAAATGAGTTAATTGTTCCTTTCTGAATGTGCattgtgctctggacagttcgtgacatggacagaggtggcagcagagagcactgtgtcagactggaaagaatacaccacttcctgcagggcatacagctgctgataagtactaaaaggttgacatttttttatagaagtaaatgacaaatctatataacttgaaaCAAATAATGGTGATCTATAGCGCTGTAGCTGGTACAGGGATATTTGGTCACACAGCAATGATAATCAAGCAATGTTATGTGTCATATGAAAGGAAGAAACTGTGATGTAAAAATAAACTACAAATGGAAAATCACAATCAGGTGGATAGTTAGTGTGTAGCTATGTTGTGATCTCAATAACGGTATACTGGTGCTACACGTAATAGTGCCCGAGTGTTCTAGTAGATTAAGTGTTGTGGCAACGTCCTACCTGTGTTTCACAATAAATTCCTTCTATGATGATCGTGCTGGAAAATTCATCTTGCGAGTTATAAAGAGGAAGAATCCTTGCTgtcggggttgggagcgagccccggccggcggctctgctgcTACCAAACACCCGGCACGGTGAAGTAAGTTCAAAGGAGTCCACGTTTAGGTGACGTCACTCtagtggatacggaggccgatgtgTGGCAAAAAGACATCTAAACCGTTTCAGCGAACTTGCGGTCACCCTCGTCAGAGATCTGACGAGGGCGACTGCAAGttcgctgaaacgcgttagatgtcTTTTTGCCAcacatcggcctccgtatccactaGAGTGACGTCACCTAAACGTGGACTCCTTTGAACTTACTTCACCGTGCCGGGTGTTTGGTAgcagcagagccgccggccggggctcgctcccaaccccgacAGCAAGGATTCTTCCTCTTTATAACTCGCAAGATGAATTTTCCAGCACGATCATCATAGAAGGAATTTATTGTGAAACACAGGTAGGACGTTGCCACAACACTTAATCTACTAGAACACTCGGGCACTATTACGTGTAGCACCAGTATACCGTTATTGAGATCACAACATAGCTACACACTAACTATCCACCTGATTGTGATTTTCCATTTGTAGTTTATTTTTACATCACAGTTTCTTCCTTTCATATGACACATAACATTGCTTGATTATCATTGCTGTGTGACCAAATATCCCTGTACCAGCTACAGCGCTATAGATCACCATTATTTGTTTCAATTGCTATACACTATTATAGAGAACTCGGAACCCTCCAGATCTATACAGCAGCATAGTGGCCAGGTACCTGCAGTGCAGCGCCGCATAGTGTGAACTAGTAGGGAACACACATTTATTTaattaatctatataactttctgacaccagttgatttgaaagaaaaagaagtgcgcccaagtacccctttaaattcaaaggTATAGAATATAGGCATGCCTCAAAATACTCCTCCAAAAAGATTCATCTACAAGATCCACCAGTTTTATtccatttgtgacttttttttccctttatttttgcACCAAGCATGTTTTTataaagtgggtggggcttagtgataggaggtgtggcctcccacAGCCTAACAAACCACTATATCTGTGAATGCCCCCATAACCCTATCATCCATCCACTAACATTGCCAGGCCTTTGCATCATAAAGCCGGGGCTACACAGTGATCATGGTCGCCATAGGGGTGAACTGTGGAGGGTTGGAGGCACACAGGGTAAGGTCAGATGCACGGTGCTCTGTAACCCCATCTTATATACTGCCGGGATTAGTTCTCCTGGAAGTATAGAGAACACGTGGGACCAAAGGTCAAGGTACAGTGATCACTACAGACTTGCTAAAGAAACATTGTTATTTATTAATTCGGTTCAatgacattaaaggacaactccaaaaaatgcattcaaatcaactgatgccggaaagttatacagatttggaatttacttatttaaaaatctcaagtcttccagtacttatcagctactgtgtgtcctgcaggaagtggtgtattctttccagcgtgacacagtgatctctgctgccatcgctgtccatggcaggaactgcccagagcagtagcaaatccccatagaaaacctttccagctctggacagttcctgacatgcacagaggtggcagcagagagcactgtgtcaaactggacagaatacaacacatcctgcaggacgtacagcagctgataattactggaagacttgattttttaaaataagtaaattccaattttgctggagtacccctttaacttccagaaacagcaccatgtGCCCACAGGCTGTCTAATATTACCATattcacttcagctgtgcagaccTGCAACACCAGACACTGACAGTAGTGGCGCTCTTTTTAGAGTGGAAAatcaaacccttttttttttctttttttttttttaaatctcttacAACCTCATTGAAAACTTGGTTAGGATTAGAGAccagtgaatttacagtaaattCAGGTTCGCTCACAAACCTGATCACTTGGCGTAGGAAACCAGTTGCCTCGAGAAGattgatgcagccttagggctgcctggtaaacatggatacagcctatagcctagTTGTTATCCGACCTAGAAGAATTGTCAACCACAGGGACTAAACACTAAACTTGTTTCTGTTCACAGGAGGAGCTGGCCTGCTTTAAAGACATAAGACCTGGAGCACCCTATCACTACCTGGTGGTACCCAAGAAACACGTAGGGAACTGTAAAACCTTAACAAGTGATGATGTGCCATTAGGTGAGATGAATGTAGACGTGTAAATAATATGTCACTATCTTCTATTACTAGTTAGAGGACAATTCTAGCCTGGCGTTGTGGAAACCCAGGGGGTGTTTAGCTGGGCAAAATGTATGTACCgctggggcacttgtcacagtgggtaggagtggtatgtgcccacccctggatgtacCAACAAACACTTGTTCATGCAGGTGTAAAGTAACCAGAGTCTCaggtaaacttaaaggggaactatcagcaggttagacgaatccaacatgttgatagccccctattatgctggagaaaaaaaggaggaaggtatgtctcttaacttTATCTGCGATGCAGTTAgttgtttgctccatggtccagtaggAGCACGGGggtactgttaggagcactgacccTAATGTACTCAGCTAAGTGGTCTTTACAGAAAGAGTACCTATGCCCATGTGTATGAACCTCTGCCTAATGCTGTCTTTCGGCACAAAGTGACACAGAATCAGGAATATAGGCCCACCATGTCGGTAGAGCTAGCTGTCGGGGTAACCTCTAAGGAAACCTAGCTAGCAAGTTGCAGTGGAGTTTTCACCTGAGCTTCACTctctctttagggtgccttcacacatgacggatccgcagtggatttctttctgcgaatttgcagcgagatccgctgtgggtccctgccctgtaaagtctatgagcagacatactggcagcaggatccactgcggatcagtCATGTATGAAGGCACCCTTGGGCTCTAGCCAGAAATAGCTAGAATGGGGTTACCTGaagaaatataaaagaaaatcttTTGGAATGAGATCCCATACAGGGGACCTGGCCTGCGGACCAGGCCCTGGAGAAAGAACCCACAGtaggcactctctctctctcatacactttTTCTCTCAAAGAATGCTGACTGGAACTGGTCCAAACTAGTTTACCTCTGCACAAAGATGCATACATAGGTTCTGTTGTGTTTCCTGTTGTGTTGTGACATCTTGCTGCTGATCTTTTTCTTGTAGTTCAGAATATGGTGGAAGTAGGAAAGACCGTATTGCAGAagaacaatgtgactgatctggAGGATATAAGGTAACATAAGATTTACTTCCTATAACTTCTGCTTGCTCATTGTGGTCTTTTGGTCCACGTTCACACTGTGTAGATGGGTTAATGTAACTGTATCTTCCGAGCCCTTCCAGCTCTTACTACTGCACATGATTTAAATGAAGGTGCTGTCTGTGTTCTGCATAGATAGAGATGGATCTCCGGCACAAAAGCTGCTCCGGTCATCTACTAAACACACTGTCTAGACCGGGGACCCTCTGTTCATGCTGTAATAAAGTGCATGGAAACCTCTGCTTCACTCTGACAGTACTAGGCTCTTTTCTACCTAGTTTACTATTAGGACTCTCAATAACAAAAGGAtactttgtgtgtgtttgttttttttttttttttggggggggggaggaggcaatGTATTGATATATTTGATCAGCTCTCTACTGACAGAGCCTGGCATAGACACACCTTATAAGTAGAGCGGTCACGGCATGTGCAGAGGCCTAGCTAAGGCCTCAGGCTACTGTGAACACAAAATTGCATATTCAAAAACTGTTTAAATGCCACAATCGCGGCATTTAATCATTTAAAAGGGGGAATCCAgcgatatatttttttcttttagatcagcTGGTAAAACAATGGTATATAGGTTTATAActaacttctattttaaaatcttcagtcttccaatatttatcagctgctgtatgtcctgtagcaggtggtgtattctttccagtctgacacagtgctctctgctgccacctctgtctgtgacaggattggttttctatggggatttgttactgctctggacagttcatgtcacggacagaggaggcagcagagagcactgtgtcagactggaaagaatacaccacctcttgcaggacatacagcagttgataagtactggaagactacagatttttaactagacgtaaattacaaatctatttaactttctgacaccagttgatttgaaataaaaactttttagTCTGAGTATCCCTTTGAGGGACCTACATATGAGTAATGCATGATGTCAGTCATTAACAGTAGGTGTGGCAGCTGCAGAGAGCAGGCTTGGGGCACTTAGTGACAGAGAACATGGTAAGCACTGGGTAAGGCGCACCATGTTCTCTGTAGCACAGCTGTGCAGCTTTATAtacactcaatgggggagatttatcaaacatggtgtaaagtgaaactggctcagttgcccctagcaaccaatcagattccacctttcattcctcacagactctttggaaaatgaaaggtggaatctgattggttgctagaagcaactgagtcagtttcactttacaccatgtttgataaatctccccattgattGCATCTAGTTTGCAATATTatcacattttattttaaagaaaaagacaaAGAAACCTTTCATTTGCTGATGCCATTGAGTCCACCTAGGTTTCCTTTATGGCAGATGGTAAAAGGTCTCCTCTATTGTGTCAGGAAACCTTTTTCTGATGCAAGAGACCTAGGATTCTGTTATTTTTATCATTAAAGTAAGTGAAGAAAGAGATGGCGGCATCCAGCATCATCCTTTCTGCTTGTTTGGATCTACTGAATCAGAAGTGTGACATTTCTTCTTTGCATAGTGCCAATGTGGTTTCAGCAGTTCACGCCATCTCTTGTAGTCAGggtgttaggcctcattcacaccttcCGTGCACAGCCCATATGTACAGACAGAGGGGATCATTctcaggctacgttcacatcagcgtttgaccatctggCACCATTCcttctaccttttccgttttggagtaagcaaaacggaaacttgCAGATCCCTTAAAATCCCCGTAAATTCCCATGATATATTGGTGTGCTcagtttgccctaattgtgctccgtttgcatgcaatccgttcaagatccgtttttttgaacggaaaaaaaaatagtgtttgcagtatttttctttctgtttaaaaaaaacggatcactaACGggaagtgcacttccgtttttgttttacattgtagtcaatgaggacggatctaaacggaaggtatttccgttcacatccgtttgttttcatccgtttttgcactgagcatgcgcagaagcagcaagaaaccaaagaagaaaaatgaaaTGATAGaaaaacggacgctgactgatgcaaactgatgtacaaaagtcagtttttttaagccaaaatacaaacggaccattaaaaaaagatgaacattttgcaatcaatttgcatcagtctgctcatcagtttctGCTCATCCGTtaaattaatatggacggatcagttagaaaaaaagaaaaacgctagtgtggccgagccctgaattgagtggatggccgccatttaatggtaaataattgctgttatgccgttttttttaaataatagccattatttgccaataaatggcggccatccactcagttttacCAGTGTaagaacatggcctttctgtgttttcaatccactcctggttttggttgcaaaatactaagcaaaaagtTGCATTGCACACAGTCTGTATATATGGGCTGTGTCCATATAATTTAACTGTAAAGCCATGAATATATCCTGTTCAATATATAGAATGACATAGGCAGCACATAGATATAaacatacctccttctgcacttcATTTCTCCATAAGGGCTAAGTGCACTAGTTCTGAACATCCCCCTGTGCTATTCCTATTCCCTGCATTGCTTTCTAAGTGCACTGTTACAGTGTTTGCTGTTGTTAAATGCAtattgatttttttccctttctattGTCAGGTTGGGTTTCCACTGGCCTCCCTTTTGCTCAATATCCCATCTACATCTTCATGTTCTGGCTCCAGCCAGCCAGCTGGGATTTCTCTCTCGAATGATTTACAGACTGAATTCTTACTGGTTTATTACGGTAAATGCCCAACCTGTATATTGTACTTACTATAGAATATATataggatttaaaggggaactatcagcaggttaacctgctaatagctccctaTTGGTCACAGGGCGCTGATGATgaatgtatgtctcttaccttcatccttggcaccgtaCTTTTGCAGTTTGTAATCCTGTGTCAAATAAGGCTTGTTTGGCGCACTGGGGGCGGGGATGGCCACCCTTTCAAATTATTATCAGTGGAGTTGACTGGCTGGGGGACAGGATAGTTTGGTGGCCCCCAGTGCTCTAGACCAgtacttctcaaactgtgaggcgccccctagttgttggtgaggcccatcTGGGGAGCTAGGTttaacaaagtaactatgatttgCACAGTCCAtttgctttttgcagaaatctctattttaacaacattattaatttattttgtacttaatttatcagtatctagagcttgggagacaggtgaaaggtagccctagcattattttcagcttataAATAGACCTCAccgcagatggtgaggcccaggcagcctcttggtcagtctggtgaggcccaggcagcctcttggtctgttgggtgaggcttcaATAGAAaacgtttgagaagcactgctctagacggTCTTACTGGATGCCGGATTACTCTACAAACTTCAcgggaacggcgctgaggatAAGACAcattccttcatcctcagtgccccatgcactatagggagattcgtctaacctgctgatagttcctctgtACAAACACTTTGCAAGGTGTTTGTACAGTAAAATTAATTTAGTCTCAGCCGTTTGCATATCAGTATatattcagtgaaaaaaaaattattttgataGATAGCTTGCAAACAGAGGTAAATGGAAATACCTCCTGTTTAGTTTCAGCATCAGTGACAATAATGTAATAAAACGGATGTGCAATTTCCATTCGTCTGCTGTTTATTTTTGGACGGAAAAAAAATTTGTGCATGAACAATTTTTATGTACGTCCAGATAAAAGACAGCAACACTGACGGATTTAATGAAAACAGAGCAATGGGCAGTATGACAGATCTGCAAGGTTCCGTTTATCTGTTATCAAAACAGAAAAGAGAAATGCAATTGAGGTGAAGGATAAAACTCTGGTGGGAACCTAGCCTCACAGTTGTTTCATAAACATTGACTTCTGTTTCAAACCCAATTCTTTCTTATTTGTTTTGTTGCGCATTTTAAAATTTTCTAGATCTATTTCTTTGACATCTTCCTTGGTTTACCTTTATGTTTTCATTATAATCTTACCATCTTGTTTATACATGCACCAAATtttacacacacagctgactgggaacaaccaacatcttttccACACCCTATGCACAGAACTATGGGTACCTTATAGCACAAACACTCCTTTGTGTTGGGTAAAGGAATGTTATAATCCTCTCTTGGGGACAAGTTTTAAGTAGTTTTTATTGAGTTGATGGTTGGTTGAAATGTAAAACataatttatttttacacataaTGGACGTCCTTCTTGTACTGCTAAGTGCGGGCAGTAGCAGGAAGTGACAGAGCCACTGTACACTCAAAAGGGGAAAAGGGtagtcaaataataaaaaaaaaaaactgttaaaaatcaccaatataataGCAATAAAGAGTATAATGACAGTTTATGTACCGGACGAGAAGT carries:
- the HINT3 gene encoding adenosine 5'-monophosphoramidase HINT3, producing MSADGEQQPGAGTYDSKCIFCRISNNHEGEAELLHSDEELACFKDIRPGAPYHYLVVPKKHVGNCKTLTSDDVPLVQNMVEVGKTVLQKNNVTDLEDIRLGFHWPPFCSISHLHLHVLAPASQLGFLSRMIYRLNSYWFITADQLIERLQANVPTS